The Tenacibaculum jejuense genome includes a window with the following:
- a CDS encoding FKBP-type peptidyl-prolyl cis-trans isomerase, which yields MMKIKHILLIGIISILVYSCGDNDPVSTIDPNFDHAAQSTIDNDSLVKFFQNHYYDLDTDLVKPMEDGKTPLSQDPNLITQDVVETINGNDIDFKLYAYVRDEGTSSKGNPTVVDSVLVNYSGRKILDSERISPVQFDINTNLWFVLGSSVIRGWTFGMTNFKGGVNATMPNGPITYSGTGKGVLFIPSGLAYRNEGQPSGGILPNDILMFYVEMNDIVADTDIDNDGIPSILEDLDGDGRPWNDDTDGNGVPNFLDPDDDGDLVLTRNEDTMIEDGNPLNDFSDTDNPSLPDYLNPDIRKSKDN from the coding sequence ATGATGAAAATAAAACATATACTATTAATTGGTATTATTTCAATTTTAGTGTATTCGTGTGGTGATAATGATCCTGTGAGTACAATTGATCCTAACTTTGATCATGCAGCACAATCTACTATCGATAACGATTCTTTGGTTAAATTTTTTCAAAATCATTATTATGATTTAGATACAGATTTAGTGAAACCTATGGAAGATGGTAAAACGCCGTTATCACAAGATCCAAATTTAATTACACAAGATGTTGTTGAGACTATTAATGGTAATGATATTGATTTTAAGCTTTATGCTTATGTTAGAGATGAAGGAACTTCTTCAAAAGGAAATCCAACAGTAGTTGATTCTGTTTTAGTTAATTATTCAGGAAGAAAAATTTTAGATTCAGAAAGAATTAGTCCAGTACAATTTGATATAAATACAAATTTATGGTTTGTATTAGGGTCGAGTGTAATTCGTGGTTGGACTTTCGGTATGACGAATTTTAAAGGAGGAGTTAATGCTACTATGCCTAACGGACCTATAACATATTCAGGTACTGGTAAAGGTGTTTTATTTATTCCTTCTGGTTTGGCTTATAGAAATGAAGGACAGCCAAGTGGTGGAATTTTACCTAATGATATATTAATGTTTTATGTAGAGATGAATGATATTGTTGCTGATACTGATATTGACAATGATGGTATTCCTTCAATTTTAGAAGATTTAGATGGAGACGGTAGACCTTGGAATGATGATACTGATGGTAATGGTGTACCGAATTTCTTAGATCCAGATGATGATGGAGATCTTGTTTTAACAAGAAATGAAGATACTATGATAGAAGATGGTAATCCATTAAATGATTTTAGTGATACAGACAATCCGAGTTTACCAGATTATTTGAATCCTGATATAAGAAAATCTAAGGATAATTAA
- the smpB gene encoding SsrA-binding protein SmpB translates to MQKKINIQNKKARFEYEIIDKYTAGIQLTGTEIKSIRQSKARITESFCEFNERGELFVINMYIEEYAFGHHYNHNPKSERRLLLNKQELKKLAREVEAKGNTIVPLRLFINENGWAKLDIALAKGKKTHDKRNTIKDRDNKRDLARLKKNY, encoded by the coding sequence ATGCAGAAAAAAATAAACATACAGAATAAAAAAGCTCGTTTTGAATACGAGATTATAGATAAATATACTGCTGGTATCCAATTAACGGGTACAGAAATAAAATCTATTCGACAAAGTAAAGCTAGAATCACAGAAAGCTTTTGTGAATTTAATGAACGAGGTGAATTGTTTGTAATAAACATGTATATTGAAGAATATGCTTTTGGTCACCACTACAATCATAACCCTAAAAGTGAACGTAGACTTTTATTAAATAAACAAGAACTGAAAAAATTAGCTCGTGAAGTTGAAGCCAAAGGAAATACAATAGTTCCTTTACGTTTATTTATTAATGAAAACGGTTGGGCTAAACTCGATATTGCTTTAGCTAAAGGTAAAAAAACTCATGACAAACGAAACACAATTAAAGATCGTGACAATAAAAGAGATCTAGCTCGTTTGAAAAAGAATTACTAA
- a CDS encoding shikimate kinase: MKIILLGYMGSGKSTIGKSISEHENLPFIDLDHYIESKLNKSISEIFDLEGEIFFRLKEHEYLKELLNREDDFILSLGGGTPCYAGNMDVINSMGVNSIYLRTSIQTIVGRLKDEKESRPLVAKLNDEELHEFIAKHLFERSFFYEQALHKVNTSDKNVDEIISDIKAILKKQ; encoded by the coding sequence ATGAAAATTATACTTTTAGGTTACATGGGAAGTGGTAAGTCTACTATAGGAAAATCAATTTCTGAACATGAAAATTTACCTTTTATTGATTTAGACCATTACATAGAAAGTAAATTGAATAAATCAATTTCTGAAATTTTCGATCTAGAAGGAGAAATATTTTTTAGACTAAAAGAGCACGAGTATTTAAAAGAACTTTTAAATAGAGAAGATGACTTTATTCTTTCTTTAGGAGGAGGAACTCCATGTTATGCAGGCAATATGGATGTAATAAACAGTATGGGTGTAAATTCTATTTATTTAAGAACATCAATTCAAACAATTGTAGGAAGACTAAAGGATGAAAAAGAATCTAGACCTTTAGTAGCCAAATTAAATGATGAAGAATTGCATGAGTTTATTGCTAAGCATTTATTTGAACGTAGTTTTTTCTACGAACAAGCTTTACATAAAGTAAATACAAGTGACAAAAATGTAGATGAGATTATATCAGATATTAAAGCTATTCTAAAAAAGCAATAA
- a CDS encoding porin family protein, giving the protein MKKLIFTLCLLFAAVQFSEAQIGFGIKGGINYNSDSFKDVSDDIINGNAESRTGFHAGIWLRFKLPMTGWYIRPELVYTSLKSEVELNTTPATTKANYDFQKIDIPVLLGKKFFKIAYANIGPSFQYIIDGDLDFDAVSNIKADGFTVGLQLGGGIEIGKVGLDLRWERAFSDVESELISNVGGSNATANFDTRVNQIIIGLSYRF; this is encoded by the coding sequence ATGAAGAAACTTATTTTTACATTATGCTTATTATTTGCAGCTGTACAATTTTCTGAAGCGCAAATAGGTTTTGGTATTAAAGGAGGTATAAACTACAACTCAGATTCATTTAAAGATGTATCAGATGATATCATTAATGGAAATGCAGAAAGTAGAACAGGATTTCATGCAGGGATTTGGCTACGTTTTAAATTACCAATGACTGGCTGGTATATTAGACCAGAATTGGTATATACTTCTTTAAAAAGTGAAGTAGAGTTAAATACAACTCCAGCTACTACAAAAGCTAATTATGATTTTCAGAAAATAGATATTCCTGTATTATTAGGGAAAAAATTCTTTAAAATAGCTTATGCTAATATTGGACCATCATTTCAATATATTATTGATGGTGATTTAGATTTCGATGCCGTTTCTAATATAAAAGCTGATGGTTTTACTGTAGGTTTACAATTAGGAGGTGGAATTGAAATAGGAAAAGTTGGTTTAGATTTACGTTGGGAAAGAGCTTTTTCTGATGTAGAGTCTGAATTAATTTCTAATGTTGGAGGATCTAATGCTACAGCAAATTTCGATACTAGAGTGAATCAAATTATTATTGGACTTTCATATAGATTTTAA
- a CDS encoding phosphoribosyltransferase family protein, whose protein sequence is MTETNNIILNNTQIHQKIKRIAYQIYEVNHSENEVVIAGIANNGYLLAEKIVEELKVISDLSITLCKVNINKKNPLEEITTDISVNEYTNKSLVLVDDVLHSGTTLIYAVKHFLGVPLKKFKTAVLVNRNHKKYPIKADFKGISLSTSIKEHVVVEFNNNDIIAFLE, encoded by the coding sequence ATGACTGAAACAAATAACATCATTTTAAATAATACACAGATTCACCAAAAGATTAAAAGAATTGCCTATCAAATCTATGAAGTGAATCATTCAGAAAATGAAGTGGTTATAGCTGGAATAGCAAATAATGGTTATTTGTTAGCAGAAAAAATTGTTGAAGAACTTAAAGTAATTTCTGATTTAAGTATCACTCTTTGCAAGGTAAACATTAACAAGAAAAATCCTTTAGAAGAAATTACCACAGATATTTCTGTTAATGAATATACTAATAAATCATTAGTTTTAGTAGATGACGTGTTACACTCTGGAACCACCTTAATTTACGCAGTAAAACACTTTTTAGGTGTTCCTTTAAAGAAGTTTAAAACAGCAGTATTAGTAAATAGAAATCATAAAAAATACCCTATAAAAGCCGATTTCAAGGGTATTTCATTATCAACTTCTATAAAAGAACACGTGGTCGTTGAGTTTAACAATAATGATATTATTGCTTTTTTAGAATAG
- a CDS encoding carboxypeptidase-like regulatory domain-containing protein, translating to MLKKIFFVVLILIVSNIDAQEKKLKGQVVHADTKKPLSASHILNLNTVIGTITNEEGLFEITAKANDTVLVSFLGFESIKLKVTNDLLKGNELEIALNEKPEEVKEIIIKSTKLIGVLEVDIKQVPKDKFTRIHLNGLPQTYEVGRPQKISSPIAKLLNPVDLVYNLFGKKPKQLKKLQKLKKEDDLRKMLAGKFDREVMMEYLEMDKQQLTKLLDDCDYSEYFIKKASDLQLIEAVLNCYENYKAIKKGKIERDRIPRKN from the coding sequence ATGCTAAAAAAAATATTTTTCGTAGTACTTATTCTTATTGTATCAAACATAGATGCACAAGAAAAAAAATTAAAAGGTCAAGTAGTTCATGCCGATACAAAGAAACCTTTAAGTGCATCTCATATCCTTAATTTAAATACTGTAATCGGTACAATTACCAATGAAGAAGGGCTTTTTGAAATAACTGCAAAAGCTAACGATACCGTATTAGTATCTTTTTTAGGTTTTGAATCAATTAAACTAAAAGTAACAAATGATCTTCTTAAAGGTAACGAGTTAGAAATAGCATTAAATGAAAAGCCAGAAGAAGTAAAAGAAATTATCATAAAATCAACAAAACTGATAGGAGTTTTAGAAGTCGATATAAAACAAGTACCTAAAGATAAATTTACAAGGATACATTTAAATGGACTTCCACAAACGTATGAAGTTGGTAGACCACAAAAGATCTCCTCTCCTATTGCTAAACTACTCAACCCTGTTGATCTCGTCTATAATTTATTTGGAAAGAAACCAAAACAGCTAAAAAAACTTCAAAAACTTAAGAAAGAAGATGATTTACGTAAAATGTTAGCTGGTAAATTTGATAGAGAAGTAATGATGGAATATTTAGAAATGGATAAACAACAATTAACTAAATTATTAGATGATTGTGATTATTCAGAATATTTTATAAAAAAAGCCAGCGACTTACAATTAATTGAAGCCGTTTTAAATTGTTATGAAAATTATAAAGCTATTAAAAAAGGAAAAATAGAAAGGGATCGAATACCCCGAAAAAATTAA
- a CDS encoding Maf family nucleotide pyrophosphatase: MLKEKLAKYNIILASGSPRRQQFFLDLDLEFEIRLKEVEEIFPDHLKEAEITDFLADLKSKAFDNELKDNDILITSDTIVWLNDKALGKPKDYDDAFRMLQSLSNTGHKVITSVSIKGKNFQKIFHDIALVNFRKLTNEEIHYYIKNYEPFDKAGAYGIQDWIGKIGIHKIEGSYFNVMGLPVHKLYKELENL, encoded by the coding sequence ATGCTTAAAGAGAAACTAGCTAAATACAATATCATTCTTGCTTCTGGTTCACCAAGACGTCAACAATTTTTTCTAGATTTAGATTTAGAGTTTGAGATTCGTTTAAAAGAAGTTGAAGAAATATTTCCTGATCATTTAAAGGAAGCTGAAATTACTGATTTTTTAGCTGATTTAAAATCAAAAGCTTTTGATAATGAATTAAAGGATAATGATATATTAATCACTTCTGATACTATTGTTTGGTTAAACGATAAAGCACTTGGCAAACCTAAAGATTATGACGATGCTTTTCGTATGCTACAGAGCTTATCCAATACAGGTCATAAAGTAATTACCTCTGTAAGTATCAAAGGAAAAAATTTTCAAAAAATATTTCATGATATTGCTTTAGTTAACTTTAGGAAGCTTACAAATGAAGAGATTCATTATTACATAAAGAACTACGAGCCTTTTGATAAAGCTGGAGCTTATGGAATACAAGATTGGATAGGCAAAATAGGAATTCATAAAATAGAAGGAAGTTATTTTAATGTAATGGGACTTCCTGTTCATAAATTATATAAAGAATTAGAAAATTTATAA
- a CDS encoding RNA-binding S4 domain-containing protein, whose protein sequence is MRIDKYLWCIRMFKTRNIATNACKKGQVKIDDKICKPSRDIFGGETITVRKNQINYKIIVLDIPPNRVGAKLVDLYRKDITPKEEFEKTELLKYAKDYYRKKGTGRPTKKDRRDIEDYYDTNEEDS, encoded by the coding sequence ATGAGGATCGATAAATATTTATGGTGTATTAGAATGTTTAAAACAAGAAATATAGCCACAAATGCTTGTAAAAAAGGACAAGTAAAAATAGACGATAAGATTTGTAAACCTTCAAGAGACATCTTTGGTGGTGAAACTATAACAGTTCGAAAAAATCAAATCAATTACAAAATAATTGTTTTAGACATTCCACCAAACAGAGTTGGAGCCAAATTAGTAGACTTATATCGAAAAGATATAACTCCTAAGGAAGAGTTTGAAAAGACAGAATTATTAAAATACGCAAAAGACTATTATAGAAAAAAAGGTACTGGAAGACCTACTAAAAAAGACAGAAGAGATATTGAAGATTATTATGATACTAATGAAGAAGATTCATAA
- a CDS encoding transketolase family protein, producing MKKYTFTEKKDTRSGFGDGLTELGKTNPNVVALCADLTGSLKMNEFEKNHPDRFFQVGIAEANMMGIAAGLTIGGKIPFTGTFANFSTGRVYDQIRQSIAYSHKNVKICASHAGLTLGEDGATHQILEDIGLMKMLPGMTVINTCDYNQTKEATIAIAEHDGPVYLRFGRPKVPVFMPKGEFKIGKAIKLTEGTDVTIVATGHLVWESLLAAEALEKEGISAEVINIHTIKPLDEEAILASVAKTKCVVTAEEHNKLGGLGESVARCLAQNAPTPQEFVAVDDSFGESGTPDQLMKKYKINDEAVIAAVKKVIKRK from the coding sequence ATGAAAAAATACACATTTACAGAAAAAAAAGACACACGTTCTGGTTTTGGTGACGGTTTAACTGAATTAGGAAAAACAAATCCTAATGTAGTAGCCTTATGTGCTGATTTAACAGGTTCATTAAAAATGAATGAATTTGAAAAAAATCATCCAGATCGCTTTTTTCAAGTAGGTATTGCAGAAGCAAACATGATGGGAATAGCAGCTGGACTTACTATTGGTGGTAAAATTCCTTTTACTGGAACATTTGCTAACTTCTCTACAGGTAGAGTTTACGATCAAATTCGTCAATCTATAGCGTATTCACACAAAAATGTTAAAATATGTGCTTCTCACGCAGGTTTAACTTTAGGTGAAGATGGAGCTACACACCAAATTTTAGAAGATATTGGGTTAATGAAAATGTTACCCGGTATGACTGTGATTAATACATGTGATTATAACCAAACTAAAGAAGCTACAATCGCTATTGCTGAGCATGATGGACCAGTATATTTACGTTTCGGTAGACCAAAAGTTCCAGTATTTATGCCAAAAGGTGAATTTAAAATTGGAAAAGCTATCAAATTAACTGAAGGTACAGATGTAACTATAGTTGCTACAGGTCATTTAGTTTGGGAATCTTTATTAGCTGCTGAAGCATTAGAAAAAGAAGGAATTTCTGCTGAAGTTATTAATATTCATACGATAAAACCTTTAGATGAAGAAGCTATTTTAGCATCTGTAGCAAAAACAAAATGTGTTGTTACTGCAGAAGAACATAACAAATTAGGAGGATTAGGTGAAAGTGTAGCACGTTGTTTAGCTCAGAACGCTCCTACTCCACAAGAATTTGTTGCTGTAGATGATAGTTTTGGAGAGTCTGGAACACCAGATCAACTAATGAAAAAATACAAAATTAACGATGAGGCTGTAATAGCAGCTGTTAAGAAAGTAATAAAGAGAAAATAA